TGGAGGATCACTACCAGTGAGTTTTATCTAGAATCTTTTTAGGACACTCCTTTGCTAACTAGATTCTTTTCTTTATCCCCTTCAGGCAAGGTGGTCTGGGTGAGGCTGTGCTGAGCGCCCTGGCTGGCGAGCGCAACTTTGTGGTCAAGCACCTGTTCGTGCCCACCGTGCCACGCTCGGGTCCTCCTACCGTCCTCATCGACATGTTCGGCATCTCTGCCCGCCACGTCGTCAACGCCGTCAACGAAATCCTCAAGGATTAGGAATCGAGACTCATAAAGTCATCACCCGGCTACATCCATTTACCGCCTACAGGAATTCCCCCAGTTACTATTGACCCTTACCCCCATCATTCTCCTCTAAGATGGTTGATATACTTTAAAAGATTTGCACTGTAACATCAGGAAAATAAATTATCTTTGATAAAAGTATTTCAACAGAAGATATTTTTGTAGACATTTTCTTATTGGGGGAAAACTGATCTTATGTAtgtttattaaactttaagGTAAACtttttatgtaaataaaaattgaaatgGTTTAAGTAAACTTTACATGGATTTTACTATTACTTaggatatttaataatttaattgttgataTTCCACATATTACTTTTATTGAGTGGGTCGTTATTTCCTATTGATTTCTAGTGTTTTCTTTTACTAGGCAGGCAATTGACGAAATATTCATACAAATAAAAGCGTTATCAAATGGAAATAATTTATACAAGAATTATGCAATCAAGTAGTAAATTGAGGATAAGGCCTTTTCCCATTCGAAAAACAACAAAGAGCTTATGAATGTTTAATAAATGTGTGAACTCTTTTACTCTTTTTGCCATAAGCTTATGGTTATGaatataaacatatttaaaagtcagttactttttttaatgtaaaatCAAACAAGTTGGCAGTCTCTGCTCTGATCCGTTCGCGGAATATATCGATAACTCTGCTATCGTCATCTCTGGCAGCAGCTGATTATCGTGCGGCATGATTATCtaaacatttatttgtttCAGCGACTTggtaaaactattaaaaatgaaCTTAAGTACCAGAGTTTTGCTAAGCAGAGTGGTGCAGCAGGGCGCCTACAAGCGGATTGGTAAGTATCCACATTTTCCCCAACGGCACACATTCAGGAAACTTATTTTTCAGTCACATACTCCACGAAAACGGCGGAACATGCTGTTGAAAATCAGGAGGAACAAAAAAAAGAGGCTCCGGCTGCCCCGCCAACACCACCATCTCCTCCTGTGATCCGCAAGCCCATTATTCCGGCCAACTATCGGTTTGTTTACCCGGAATTCCTGCCCGATCCCAAGGTGGAGTGGCGCAACCCCATCCGCGAGAAACTGGAGCGCCTGGACATGCTGGACCGGCGCAAACAGATCGATCTGCCCGAGTTCTATGTCGGCTCCGTGCTGGCAGTGACCAGTTCCGATCCCCATGCCGCCGGCAAGACCAGTCGCTTCGTGGGTATCTGCATCAACAGGGATCGCTGTGGACTGCGTGCCCGCTTCATCCTGCGCAACGTGATCGATCACCAGGGCATGGAGGTGGTCTACGAGCTGTACGATCCCACCATCCAAAAGGTGGAGGTTCTGCGGCTGGAGAAGCGTCTGGATGACAGTCTGTTCTACCTGCGTGACGCTCTGCCGGAGTACAGCACTTTCGATGAGAACATGGAGGCGGAACCGCTGGAGGAGGGGGCTCCGGTGCCCGTGAATGACATCAAGGTGGTGCTGCGACCACGTCCTTGGCTGGAGCGTTGGGAGCGCCAGAATCTGCGCGGCGTGGCCAACATCGATGAGTATCTGAAGGACAAGCATCGCCTGTCGGCGGCCAAGGTGCAGAAACCATGGGAAAAGTACGACATGATGAAGGATTACCGCAGCTCGATTCCCGAGGAGGAGCAGACAGAGATCTTCGCCGAGGTGCACACGGAACTGCACACCCTGGAGCTGCAGCGCAAGCGCAACAAGCGAAAGCGCACCTTCGTCAAGCCCAAGCAGCTGGCGTAAATGCATTTGTTGTCCATTTTGTAGATTAATAAACTCGGAACATGTTGAAGTACATGGTTAAAGCCAGCTAAGAATTTTAATTTACAGTCGCTCTTCAATTTCACAAAAATTACTAAAACTAAATACTTCTATTAATGGCTTCAGggtttaaattataaaatgacAGTCAATAACTATATTGAAAAGAATCATTCTTCTTCATTTGAAAACTATGAAAGAGCACTTCTTACACCTTCGATTTGGATAACGCTAAATTAATTAGTTTATTAGTCATAAATGTATAGTGCTTAGCAGCTAAACGCGAAATAATTTACAACGCACGTTACATGATTAATATACGCGATACTTGTAGAAGTTGACGAAGGATATCGTGGCGTTCCAGCCAATAATTGTGACAACCAGAAACAGAAGGAAGATGATGGGCAGGGCGATGAGTATGATGCGGGTGTTCTTTAGATGGGGAATGCCTGCAACATGGAAATCGTATTATTAGAGAAAATGGCAATGCCTAATATAACTCACAATTGTATCCCAGAAAGGTGATGTACACATAGTAGCCCATGGCCAGCAGCCAGAATGTGTTGCCCAAGAATCGGGAGATGAACCACGTCTGGCTGATCAGCCAGTTGTAGAAGAACAGCTGGATGAAGTGCAGCAGCATCAGGGGTGGAAAGAAGGCGTTCAGATGCACATCGAAGGCATAGCCCCACTCAATGTCCGGCTCCAGACTGTTCGTGCGCAGATACCGATTCGTCACCGCCCAGAAAAAGGAGGCAATTATGATGCCCACGAAAATGCAGTCCACGAACACCACGTAGAAGATGAAGGAGATGCTCTGCCAGAAGGACAGTCCCAGTACGTAGGCAAAACCCAGCGAGGTGACTGTGGAAAGGTATTGAAGTTATTATTAAGTATATTTTAAGCTTGATAATGTGGCCAGCAaccttaaaaatatgttttgaaGAAACGGATAGTCATTCTTTTGCTTAATACGGTTAGGTTCTATCCTTAAAGTACTCAATATTTGATTTAAAGCTTATGAATTAATATATGTGTGAAGTGTAAAGAGAAGAAAATGAGGATTGCTGTTTAAGAGCAATATTATTGGCAACTGGTGAAATAATTTGGTTTTGCTCGTTAAGATAGAACTATTGACTGATTTGTTGTTCTTAGATAAGGTGAAATATGGAACTCCATCAGATGTAAAGATGCTTTCCCTCCCCGTGGGTGGTTGGGCGTAGAACTCACCACATAGACAGACCACCAGGAGCACCAGGAACGCCGGATCGTCGCGGGCGAACTGTGACTTGGTCTGCTTGCGGTAGTTGAAGTTCCGGTACACCTTCTGGGGCGCCACGAAGAGGTAGAGCATCTGCCACAGGGCAAACTCGAAGTCCATCTGATTGAACTTGAGCAGACGTCGCAGGTATTTGTAGCTCTTGGTGGTCGCCGAGAGGCAGTCCCTCCGGTGGTTGGCGGGCGGCGGGAGTGGCGAGTGGAGCCGCGAGGCGCTCGAGTAGCCGGATACCACCGACGGCGTCGGCGATTGCGTATACTTAACGTGGCTGTATTGactcattttgttttgtttaaaactaatttcttgTGTTTCCAGCAGAGTGGCTGCGCCCACTGCGCATCGAAATACCGATTTTTCGTGTAGAATTGGCTAAAATAGGCCAGGCGAAACAAGATGATGTGGTGTCACGATAGAAAACAGCTGATTAGAGATGGAACCGTGACGGAATCTATCTGAAAATAAGTGAAGTGAGttgaaatgttaaaaaattaaacta
This region of Drosophila subpulchrella strain 33 F10 #4 breed RU33 unplaced genomic scaffold, RU_Dsub_v1.1 Primary Assembly Seq354, whole genome shotgun sequence genomic DNA includes:
- the LOC119560821 gene encoding 39S ribosomal protein L19, mitochondrial; the encoded protein is MNLSTRVLLSRVVQQGAYKRIVTYSTKTAEHAVENQEEQKKEAPAAPPTPPSPPVIRKPIIPANYRFVYPEFLPDPKVEWRNPIREKLERLDMLDRRKQIDLPEFYVGSVLAVTSSDPHAAGKTSRFVGICINRDRCGLRARFILRNVIDHQGMEVVYELYDPTIQKVEVLRLEKRLDDSLFYLRDALPEYSTFDENMEAEPLEEGAPVPVNDIKVVLRPRPWLERWERQNLRGVANIDEYLKDKHRLSAAKVQKPWEKYDMMKDYRSSIPEEEQTEIFAEVHTELHTLELQRKRNKRKRTFVKPKQLA
- the LOC119560822 gene encoding protein unc-50 homolog; translation: MSQYSHVKYTQSPTPSVVSGYSSASRLHSPLPPPANHRRDCLSATTKSYKYLRRLLKFNQMDFEFALWQMLYLFVAPQKVYRNFNYRKQTKSQFARDDPAFLVLLVVCLCVTSLGFAYVLGLSFWQSISFIFYVVFVDCIFVGIIIASFFWAVTNRYLRTNSLEPDIEWGYAFDVHLNAFFPPLMLLHFIQLFFYNWLISQTWFISRFLGNTFWLLAMGYYVYITFLGYNCIPHLKNTRIILIALPIIFLLFLVVTIIGWNATISFVNFYKYRVY